CATAGGACCCGAATcagcttttttttaaaaaaaatctcttaCATGAAAGATAATATgctataattaatttttttaaaaaaaaattaattacatgcaacaatttattttatgattcaaaGAAAGTGGATGAATGAGTTCAACTCTAATATAAAATTGACCaaacaatataataaaactTTGAGAAATTATAAAAACAAGTGAACTtctgtattaaaaaaaaaccgtGTTTATAATTAAAACCAGAGAATTGAATAAAAACTCGAAATATATTTACATACGATATGTCTAGCGTATCCATCTCGAAAGAAATTTTCTGGATGAATATAACTTAGGATTCCAACAGTTGTtagaattatgatttttttttaataataaacagTCGATATTCATGATTAGGGTTTAGTCTTAAAGATTGAAGTGGCCAATTTGGACTAGTTTTTAGCCATCCACATCAAATTTTCATAAGACATTACGTTCAAATTTCAACCACTTGAATTGACTTTTTCAATCTTGTCACATgttgtttcttgaaatttaattgGTCTAATTTAATCTGATCCGTGTGATGAATTATCACTTATAATAAGTGGTCACATGAAagacaaaatcaaataaaaattggaTCTATCGAGAAAATGGGGCACGACATTGAATGTTAATCGTTTTAATACAACATATTCAATTGATCATACGATGAGACTCAcgtatatttattttaagttcaGACGAACAATTGAACATATTGTATTAACACTTAAAAACAATGGaacttttgttttgaatttataGATAAATATCCATTCATTCTTTATCATTTTCTACCGATCGAATGATTAGCGATTCTCAAAGCATCGACTTTTCTTGATATATATTAGTGGAAACAAAATTATATACCCACTTGTTTAGtaattactttaattaattcttccacacacacacacatgtgtgtgtatatatatgattGATTGTATCTCACTTTCAAATTTTCCCCTGCAtcgacatttttttttattaaatacatacatttttaggaaaaaaatttcaattggtTTGCTGGGACCATAAAGGAATGATCGAAGAAACCTAGAATTTTCAACTTAAGACAAGAAAACAAATGGCTACTATCGTGGCCTAGAATACAACTGAGTGTGTGTAAGAAAAAatgtcatttatttaaaaaaaatattttgggggGAAATTTGGTGATTTTGCATATTTTGAATCTTAGCTAAATTTAATCAAATGTAATTACACGAGAAATAACGAgttcaagaagaagaaaaactacacaaaaatattaaaatttattatttataataacgtataattttattttggaacttgattattattctcttttCCTCTATCATTTGGTTTTGTTTCCATAATTTAAGCATCGATGCTTCATTAACACGAAGCAAAAGGATAAAAGGATGCCCAATTATTGCTGGCTTATTCCTCTTCTCCATATTTACGTATCATATCGAATTTGAGATCTTGATTCAGCTCATATGAGTATTGTTTAATCTGAGTTGCTACTATTTAGTGCGGACAGTAAGATATTAAGTcatcatatattttttgtttcatcAACGTTTGATTtatcatttcgatattatacatCATTCACCATCTTATATACAAACCAAACCaaatcaaaccaaaccaaaccaaacggTGACTATCTCATTCGGAAGaaccatgtaattttttttaatattcttgAAGAATTAGATTCTATGATTTTAAGAAACATTGATGTTATGATGTTATGCCTATATTTCCTTTAGCATAAGAATCACCGTACTTATAATTTGcaataaaaatgaaagaaaaaggaAGGAAACGTAGCATATGGCTTCATTATTGAAAATACTTGGAATATATTTGTACGTGTCGATCGCTAGCTCAAAATTAAAGGCAACCGTACGTAGAAAAGTAAAATCCAATTTTGGAACTAACTCAAGgactttctttcttttttctcacaaaaaattatattttcaaacaaATATAGTAAAAATTTgttctctcacacacacacacacacacaccagaCTTTACATACAAATAATATGTACGAAATCAGAGTTTGACCCTCGTTCTATCGGTCTGATCTAGGACGAAATAAACACTCCTGACGTAAAATAGACCTtcgattatatatattatgaaattatttatgaCTTTATTTAGAGCGAAAGGATCCAACATTGTTACATCGCCACAAGGAATTGAATGTAACGTAccaaatataatatgatatagGAACAGCCTTCATGGGATATGCTAAATGTGTGATATTTATCcccatcttaaaaattaaatatttaaaatgagtttattatgagcttacaatggacttctatagcaacatgagttaatcattttcgtaaagcgaggacgaatacgaagtagttgtcATAGAgacccattgtgcagtcacgcaggcctATAGCAAcatgggttaatcattttcgtaaagcgagtacgaatacgaagtagttgtcACAGATACCCATTGTGTAGTCACGCAGGCACGAGTCTGGGCTCGGAGCGTGACAAAATGAGATTAAAATTGAGTATACTAAATTATATTGTAGAATTCTCAAAGACATACGATAATAGAATTTTGCTTTAAGGATATTGCAAATTAAATATTTCCCCAACTGATCAAaggaaacccaaaaaaaatacatttcacTGCGAAACTAAATCGAATAAAAACTATTTCAATAACCTAAAAGATTCCCCGCATTTGTGCTGCCATACAACTGCTGATTAAGAAAGGTGGATGGTTTTTTATTGTCAAattggaatatatatatatatattgagagTTTTGATATATTGTACATTGTGAGTATACATTTGTGATACTCACTTATTGGatgtacaattttgatatgttttattACGCCGAGTAGGTGATAAGTGACTCACATAAATATACACGATAAGTGAACATCAtctcaaaattatattatagtcAATAATTATGGAAAGGTATgtgtaataaataattaattaatattggaTAGGAAGGTTGAGGTCTTGTCCTTAATAGGAATTAgctttgaaaattaattttctgGAGTTAGTTTACAATGGATTCCTAATATTATCGCgtcaaatgaaaaaaatattatatttattgtaatttttgaaaaatttcaaactttattcTCTAATATTATTCATTTATTGtgttctattttttatttttattttttttatatatagtaaatcTTAACTCCTCTCTTATTGTCCAAATTTCGAGTTTATATGTGTATAGTGAGAGACAGGTGAAGGGGTAAAAGATCTTAAAATTCAAAGATGCTTATAATCACTAACATCATCTTTCCAAAGTCTTTAATGGGGCGACGTCGTTTTCATTTCATGTACCCGTTGCTATAATTGACTTGCGGTCTGGGTTTAATTAGAGGTCTTCTAGATTacttttattcaatttttaaataataattttattcataaaatacaTGTTAAATTTCGGATTTGGGTCATCTGCTGTGACAttttttacacgagatgatcagTTGATCATCTCGTTTTCTCtgacaatttttcaaatttatctgaTATTGTGTGAGGTCCATCAGATGATCAATTGATTATCTTGTATAAAAATGTACATCACCAGGTGCTGTATTTTCAACCACAATAGAGGatctaaatctttaaatttaacTGAGAAgcatgattaaattaattagacgAAGTTTATCGACTAGAGACGTGTTTAATCGTGAAACACATAGTGCATAGAATTGTTGGTTAAAGTTTaattatatcaatttttaaaatacataatcaaaCACCTAATGGGGTATAAGCCGGCACAGGTGGATTTCCTCCACACTTGCAatcttaatttattaattaataattagggTTAGCGATGGCGAGCATCGACATAAtctccaaatatttttaaaaaaataataattgataacAATTAATAGAGTATGtctctgtgagacggtctcacgaatctttatctgtgagacgggtcaaccctaccgatattcacaataaaaaataatactcttagcataaaaagtaatatttttccatggatgacccaaataagatatccgtctcacaaaatacgacccgtgagaccgtctcacacaaattttttcccAATTAATAATCTACAATtagacaaaatttaatattttatttagcatTATTACATCTACATGATAAATGACGACGGAGAAGGCGAGAATAAAGCTTGGCTTTCAGATTTTTtagtgaaaataatatttttttgttgtatatattTTTGCGATTTGGTCATTTATGTTGTAAAAGGTTTTTTGTTCATCAGAAGTGCTGATGTGTCGATACACATCAACATGTCAGAAAAAACCACATGTGTCGATACACATCAACATGTCAGAAAAAACCAcagtttattaaaaaaacaaatataacgGACTAAAActaaatttgacaatataaatGACCGAAATCACAAagaaacacatatatatatgaccaaaaatataatttttcctatataaaaaaataataactttcaAGGTTTTTAATACCAGAAAGAAGAAAATTATTGTCACGTCCCGAGCCCGGGCTCGCGCTTGCGTGACTGCAtaatgggcccctatagcaactacttcgtattcgtcctcgttttacgaaaatgattaacccaagttgctatagaagtcaattgtaagccattataaactcattttaaatctttgattttttcgatgtgggacaagggtatcacaatcacccctccttcagaacgcgacgtcctcgtcgcggcccgacccctcgatccaccagcaccgagaatctagaggtggctcctacaggttcaagagctGGCTCCTGTCATGTAGCACTTTtccccgcaggttcaagaggtggctcccatgcacgtagcactttgccctgcatagcacttatttcccggtgttccatgccgatgaccggctctgataccattctgtcacgccccgagcccgggcTCGCGCTTGCGTGAttgcacaatgggcccctatagcaactacttcgtattcgtcctcgctttacgaaaatgattaacccaagttgttaTAAAAGTCAATTGttagccattataaactcattttaaatctttgattttttcgatgtgggacaagggtatcacaattaTGATTACGTTTTTCTTTATAATTAACGAAATTTGGCCATTTAATTTCCTTATCATGAGTTAAATGATCATCTTGTATTTCATAATATCaggtaaaataaaaatatcataatataatgtaattaattaaatatgtcagtacatgcaaaaaaaaattaaaatccatgAGTACCggtttaaaattattaaatctcGAACTTATGAAACAATGATAATTAAGTTTAACCAAACAACctataaaaataactttaaaaaCTTTGGGCTTGGGAGCAGTTAATAATTAAATCCTCCTAAATTAAATCTCATGGATCTATTTTTGTTATACAAGTCAGCCTAATTCAAACTTAAAGTGAAGATTTATacttttatgataaaaaatgataattttttttattaatcatgtCGAGTTGGACATTCGTCTCGCAAAATTAATTTGTGAGTCCGTCACACGAGAGTTTTTTTGTTTTACTGATTTAAGAGTTATATCTGTTTGATCGGTTGTTTAACCACTTAAAAactttaatgaattttttttaaaaaaaagatacaatagaaaaataataagaGGTGTCCAAAATTTTGTTGAAcatgtgaaaattttgattagaTATATAAGCAATATTTATCTGATTAATTAGATCATAGTCATTTTCATATACACTACTATTAAAATCTCACAAGGTACAGtcagaatttatttattttcccaAAAGTAAACTCAAGTAGACCGACCTAATAAAACAATGGACATCAAGATGCTATATGTTCTAAATCAATGGAATTGTGTGATATTGGTTAATTAGGCTTGCAATCAGTAAACATACTTGTCAAATTGATTACCTTTCCCAAAATCCAACACTTATTAATCCAATACCAAGAAGATGGATTTTTATTACACAAGATTTTGTGTTGGAATTATTTATAGAATGAATAAATAAGTTTCGCAACGATTTTTCTCATACTAATTTCGACCTAGATCGTGTATAACTCCGAGGATCAAGAAAgctaggaaaaaaaatattttctctgagTTATGAAACGATGAGaacttttcttgatttttaagTTCTTAATATTCATATGATTATTGACAACACCGAATGTTTCACGTCTCGGTCTCGGAACGTGACAATGAAACGATGAGAACTCTTGATTTTTGAGTCGTATTATATTGTACTTTACGCAATAAAAAGAAGATTGAAGGTATCCTGATTGTTAATGAGGTACGCGCCTAATACAACAAAACGTGATCGAGGGGGGTTGCTCAATGATGCTTATCCAAGGGTGATCGAAAACACATTGGTATGGTTTGTACCTTTTTAAATCGTAATTAAAatgagaaattatttttaattaattttttttaaaaaaaggggtTTTATATACTATTATTGGACCTTTTTAGATCATAATTAAAatgagaaattattttattatttttttaaaaaagggttTTTATGTACTATTAAATTCGTTTTTATTGGAAtctatcatcaatataaacaaagttAGGCGAAGGTGATGACGAACACTCATCTTATCTTTCACGTTTAAtacttttatgttttatatttgccatcatttttcatttatatatgTGCGTGTAACgtgtcgtattttatgagactgatctcttatttgggtcatccatgcaaaaatattactttttatgctaagagtaatactttttattgtgaatatcggtaggatgacccgtctcacagataaagattcgtgagaccgtctcacaaaaaacctactcattatattatatatggtaaaagtttatttcatttaaaagaaagtttgatttttcaaagtttgaaaTTGACTAGTGTATTGTATTCGCAAGTTTGAACGCATGTTTTCATGATTAACAATTAACCAAGTTTGACATAATTGGCCCCTAAGTGGCGTATTAGATTTGTGTCCTTCGATAGAATGGTCttactttttcacaaaaaattatgagagataattttatgaataaattttgtgaaacgaatctattatttagattatacataaaaaaatattgttttttatgccgaaagtattacttattattgtaaatatggacaaaTTTAACATGTCTCATGAATAAAGATCATTGAGACCTTCTCACAAGAGACGTGTTAAACTTTCTATCTcttatttcctttgattttaaatCTTCTAccatttttaaacaagtactctAGCTAGCTggtataaaattcaaaatttttgaggaaaaaaaataaagattaaatttaattaatataaattaagttgcttatgtatataatttcaaaatcttaAAACTTAATATTAATTTACAGATATATTCGAGTATGGTTATACACAATTTTATTTGTGATTCCACATTGTTCTGAATCTAATTTATTGGTTTTTTAGCATTAGGAACTGAAAATCGAATCGTAATTCCTCAATATCGGCTTCAATTTCAAAACCACGACCAAAAAAAAGTTTTGGTTGCAAATGTGGTGACTATTTTCATTCGATTTCATACATCCAAGACAATTGTTATCCAGTCTAAACAAAAGCTAGGGTGAAAAATGAGCAACAATTCTTGAACTATACAtagttatattaaaatatggcATATTTTGTCATGACACCCTTGGATCAGGTCGAGCACACACTGACTGCATAATGATTCCCTATAACAACTGTTCTACAATCGTTTGCATTGcatgaaaatgttaactgaaATAGATTTAGTAGCAGGGGCGTAGCCAACATTTTTAGTATAGAGagctaaattttatattaaaaagttcattgataaatatatatatatatatatatatatatatatatatatatatatttgttgagaaatatatatatgtatgtatacacATAGGGTTTGGGCTGGACATATATATATGAGTACACCGTAtctcatcataaatcattttgaaCTTCTTTCCAAACTCATATGAGAAAAGATATACTACATATTCGATGTTTTGGTAAAGGAAATTTAATCTAAAATATTAACTTCGGTTAAAAtaccaataaataaaatataaaggaGTTATTATAGAAATAATGGATTATAGTaaggatattttaaaagtttcagTTTTGTTTGTATGTATCGTagaaatatttaaatatcaCAGTATAACTAACTGGTGATATTTTAATTACACAAAAACATTTATTAGACTGTTTCACccgtaaaaatatttattttatatcaaaaatattattttttttaaatcataaattcgaataaaaatattatcagCAAAAAGATCTACTCTTTTAACTATTATGATTATTCCTTTCGGCTGGTATTGTGCATGATTTGGAATCCAGCTGTCTAAGCCGCAATCTTCAATCCAGCCAGAAACACGTGCCGCCACCGACTGTTGGCAGATTCCGATGGCCGCTCTCCGCCACGAAGAAGAAGCTGTAAAGAGGGgtctacattttttttaaggatCAGATAAATACTTTATATATTGAACGAAATGAAAATTCTGTATCAAGAAtgcttttcttttcaaaaggATAAATTAAATGGACGAGTGGATTAAATCCTATGGTGAAAATGTATAATTTATACTGTGGAATTAATACATGTATAGCCTTgtcaaggaaaaaaaaattcacagaCATTAATTGATGTAGAATTCTGTTAGGTACCCTCTAAAATAAATAAGCAGAATGCAATTAAAACTACAAACAAACTGAAGTACTCTTTCAATAAGGATTGTTTCAGATAGAGAATTATTCTATACAAACAATAAATTGTCTTTAAAATTTTGGTAATACGTACTAAAAATAGGATTCGGCTCATATGTCTGATTGTTTTCTCATGATTTAGGAGCTCCCACCTTTTAGGGTATGCTCTcctaattattttttagtttcGAACTTGAGACTTCGTCCCAATGATAATCATATTTTGAGGTACTAAACTTTCTTCTTCTCCCCCGTCTATACGTTCTAGCAAattcatatatcccgatcgagtTTGTAACAATTTGTATATCGatggttgcatatgaattcgatacccatgtgaatatattttttagtaaTCATAGTTGCATCGTATGTGCAACTAGAGAACTACTTTGATCTAAAATACATTTCTTACTTGGCCAAAGATTCTTTGCACTATCAACTAATCGTATCAGATATGATATCCACACCTATAAGTGAGCGGTGAATCTCCAACTATAATGCATGAGATCCAACATGTATCGAAACTGGATCCAAGATTGCCACATGATGACCCTCGCAGAGTCGATGAACTGGTCAAAGTATAACATTGGCATGCAAAGTCTATATGTTGTCTTGGGTCAatggactaatgatgtacaactaTAACTGTAAATTAATTTACTTGATTAATGATAACCGCTTGGAAAATGCGAGTGATGGTTGTTCAGTAGATCATCCTATGATCACTCACCCATCTGTATGATTCGACATCTTCATGTCtataccaatgaaacatgacgtatAACATCACATATACTAGTCtagagcgacctttatcctcaTTTTAGGGGTATGAATCGACTAAAAACGATTTTATAATATACGGTAACTAAAATGTATTTATGATCGAGGTGACATGTACGACTTCATTATATTACAGTATATTAAATGTCTTTATCTATACATTTTGTATTATTATatagataaattaaatattataatatattaaaagttaaaatattattaaaacaaatatatttttttacacaaaagtcAATAAAGCTCGAATCGCAAGTTAGTTTGCTGAACACTTATTCTAACAATGACAACAAATAAATACCCATTGTATAACCTTGACACGCAAAAAAACGAATTTGTAACTACTGTGATTTGCAATATATTGGTTTAGTCTCAAATTTTACCCAATATGAACAAAATGATAGATGTTACAAGTTATCACGCcataaaaaatagaattttgtttctctatttaaataaaatgacatgcttttattcataaaattggtaaatacaaataaaaagatCATGCCCCAAAGCCGAATTCCACAATCGAAAGCCTTCGCTTGATTTGCCGTGAGAATCCGAAGGATTTCTCTTCTACATAACCAAGATCGAAACTGCATTTCTTGCTCTTCACTttcacacaaacacacacacacacacacacataaataaAGCTTAAAATAAGAGAAATAAAGGCAAAAGAAAGAAACACACAAAACACTAGTGTATACATGCATAAATACCTACAAAGGGGGGAAGAGGAAGAAAGTGTGGTGGTATTTAAATACAAatgtttcttttctttgttcCTATCCACAAACTTATGTAAGTGTTCCCTGtgattaagaatttttttagtcaattattgatttatttggCTGTCTTTTTTGTTgtgatttcaaattattatcattattttttgtgGGGCTGTGACGATAGATCTAATCTGGGTTGTTGATTGCAAAACCAATTCAAGATTCAAGCTTTGGGTGTGATTGATTATTTTTTCGAGTGTTGGAGCTGGGCTTTTGTTTGATCTGAATTTGGGGGATCTATCTGTACTGCTTTTCCGGATTTATGCATGTTTCGGTTGATTGAAAGCCGTTATTCTCGCTGTGTTTTGAGGTGTTCTGGAATCAGGGTTTCCCTAATTTTTGCTCTTTCTGCGTTTCAAAAGCTTTTTTGACTGGTTTTTGTAGTTTTTGTATGAAGATcgcttttttatatatataagcaTTTATCTGTAGATATTGTTTATTGAATGGGATCAGTTCTGGTCAGTGGTGTAAACTTTCCGTCCTCAGTTTTTTTCCTAATCTAATCGGTTTTATAGGCTTTATAAATGCTGTTAAAAAAGCTAATATGGAAACTTGTAGTGATGAATAATACAAGAATCTtggtagaatttttttttctgatttcTTTTTTGAACTTCTGTATGCAGTTAAATCCTTTTTATGGTAGTATTTCTAAGATTCGGGTCTATGCTTGCTAATATCTGCAGTGCCCATTACGAAGAAGCATTTGGATTGGTTTTAATAGAAAAATCGTCGATCCCTTTTGGTTTGGATCTGTAAGACATGTTGGAAGATTGGGCTTGCTTTGTTTCAAGGGATTATCCGAGGACCTGTGATCGAGAAGGCAATTGGCCTTGCCTGAATTACCGCCTTGAGAAAGTTGAGGTTCAGCAGAACAATAGAATGTTGGAGACAAACGAAGAGGAAGAAGTGGCTGTAAGAAAGAAGTTGAAACATTCGGGAAATCAGATTGATACCACATTATCGATAGGTGGGATTTTAACTACCCTTTCGAACCAATCCGAGAGTCAACGACTTGCTGGTGATAATTCTGATTCGAGTTCATTAATTGCTGCCATTCGGCGCGACAACTCAATCAGTTGCCTCATTAGGTGTTCTAGAGCTGATTATGGAGTTATTGCATCCTTGAACAGGAGTTTCCGCTCACTTATTAGAAATGGTGATCTGTATAGATTGAGGAGGCAAAACGGTGTGGTCGAGCATTGGGTTTATTTTTCATGCCAGCTGCTCGAATGGGAAGCCTTTGACCCTAATAGTCGCCGCTGGATGCAGATACCAAGAATGAATCCTAATGATTGTTTTGTGTTTTCAGATAAGGAGTCTTTGGCTGTTGGAACTGAGCTTCTTGTTTTTGGGAGGGATCTTATGTCGCATGTGACTTATCGATATAGTTTGTTAACGAACACGTGGACTACAGGGATGAGTATGAACTCACCTCGATGTTTATTCGGTTCTGCAAGTCTTGGAGAAATCGCGATACTGGCT
The DNA window shown above is from Primulina huaijiensis isolate GDHJ02 chromosome 12, ASM1229523v2, whole genome shotgun sequence and carries:
- the LOC140990179 gene encoding F-box/kelch-repeat protein SKIP11-like translates to MLEDWACFVSRDYPRTCDREGNWPCLNYRLEKVEVQQNNRMLETNEEEEVAVRKKLKHSGNQIDTTLSIGGILTTLSNQSESQRLAGDNSDSSSLIAAIRRDNSISCLIRCSRADYGVIASLNRSFRSLIRNGDLYRLRRQNGVVEHWVYFSCQLLEWEAFDPNSRRWMQIPRMNPNDCFVFSDKESLAVGTELLVFGRDLMSHVTYRYSLLTNTWTTGMSMNSPRCLFGSASLGEIAILAGGCDSRGNIFSSAELYNSDLRTWTTLPNMNQSRKMCSGVFMDGKFYVVGGVGGADSKLLTSGEEYDLKSGIWTEIQNMSPVRIARDYMPATSEAPPLIAVVNNELYAADHADMEVRKYDKINRVWVTVGRLPERMDSMYGWGLAFRACGDRLIVIGGLQNAGEGFIEVNSWVPSEGPPQWDMLGRKRSGSFVYNCAVMGC